aagtcTCTTCTTAATTCATTTATACTTTTCCAATTAAGGCTCTACTTTCAACCACCCCTGTCTGAATTTATACTCCATTCAACTAAAATTCACCCAGCTTTTCAGTCCATAACTTTATGAACATTTAATAGTACAAGAAAGACCCCAAAGAAAGTCCGGAGGAAGGAGTTGCTTTAAATTTTGTATAAGCAGAAGTAGTCAGGGAGTGGATGGAGGAGGCCAGGCTCTGTGGCCCTCAGGGTCATTCACATTTCTCACATGGCTATTGAAATGGCCCTTCACTGAGAAACTTCCTGAGGAGTGTCCCCAGAGCAACTTTCACACCCATGACCCTCAGACTGTAGATGAAGGGACTTGGTATGGGGGTGACCACGGTGCACAACACAGAGGCCTTCAGTCTTGGCATGGAGGAGAGAGTGGCTGCAGAACTGAGGTAGACTTCAAGGCTACTGCTACAGTTTGAGCCTATGGGTCCCCCAAGGCCTCAGTGTGAAAGGTGAGTCTCACAGATTGGTGCTGTTAGGCGGTGGAAAAACTGTAAGATGTGGGTCCAAGTGTTCAGTCCCAGGTAATTAGGGATGTGCCTTGAAAGGGAGCAGGGGACCCCTgttgcttctttttctgtttaaacTCCTGCCCACAAGGTGAGCCATTTTGCTCTTCCAAATGCTCCCAGCCCTTAATGATGTGACCTTTGTCACAGGTGCAAAACCATGGGGCCAACCTATCAGGGACAgcaacctctaaaactatgagcccaaatacACCCTTATCTTTATAAGTGAATTTCCTCAGGCATTTGGTTAATGGAAAGTGAACTCATTCTGCCAGTGCCAAAGCACAAGGAGACCACCAAGAGGTGAGACCCACAAGGGAAAAGGCTTTGGTCTCTCCCCTGGAAGATGAGATTCTCAGGGTGGAGGTGAAAATCTCAAATAAGAGAAGAGAGTCTCAGTAAGAGGCGAAACAGATTGTGTGACTAAAACTAAGCACATTGATGTTACTGGGGAGGTTGTCTGAACAGAGAAGCTCAAGACTGCGGGATTTCCAAAGTTGTGTGGAAGTTAGAATGTGTTCACTGATGTAAAAGCCATATTTCTAGGTCATATTTCCATCTGCACTGCCATCTCTCTTAACCTGTCGACAGAAGATGGGGCAATAACAATGGAAGGCTGGATCTCAGCGCTCCTTACTGTCCCAGATCTGTTGATTCCTTTAGCTAACTTTTTGCATTGACCTGGAAAACAAGTTTCTCGAGGTCTTCTGCACACCTCCACGGTCCCAGCCCGTCTAGAACGATGCAGAGACATTCACACTACGGGCTGGATGGCAGCCTCTTTGGTTTGATTGTTTTCATTAGCAGAATGTTCATAAGGGTCCCTGGAAGCGCAAGAGAGCTAGAGACAGCATGCAACCATACGGGCGGGGAGGAGAAGTCATGATCccaaggggaaagagaaaaggtgGACATTCAGACTCCTCGCAGTCAGCTATATTAGATAACTACTACTTCTTTCCTGTATAACCTTTAAACATCTCAAGATTAGTTGTCGATTAACATTCAGCAGTGGGAAAGGATGCAGAGATCCATGGGCCCTCCACTCAGTCTCCACAATGGTAACCTCGACATCAACCATGGAACACACCTCAGCCAGGATGCTAACACTGACAATGAGGAAATCAAATCAGCTGCCCAACGGGATACCTGTGTGCCTGTGTTTCTCCTGACTCGTTTCAGCCTAAGTGCCTATCGCCTCcctgataaagaaaatggggcaaACATACACAATGCGGTACTATTTGGCCACAAAAACAGTGAAATCTTGCCGGGTGTGGTAGGGCATGCctctaatctcagcagctcaggggctgaggcgggaggatcgtgagttcaaagccagcctcagcaacttagcaaggctctaagccactctatgagaccctgtctttaaataaaatacaaaaaaagggctgggggttcTGGCTCTggggttaaatgcccctgagttcagtccctgataccaaaaaaaaaaaaaaaaattgaaaatgaaatcctTTCATTTTTACCAATGTGCATGGAACATTGAGCAGGTGAAATAAGCCTAACAGAGAAAGACACGTGCTGCATGTTCCCCATGATATGCTGAAGTCCAAAATAAACAGTCTACTTGAAACTAGAATAGCTACTGCTGAAAGTTTGGAAGGGAGTGGGCAGAAGGCGGATAACAGAGGCTGTATGCAAATAATGACACTGTGTGCATACGCAGTAACATGGACACCCAAAACTGCTAGTCAGACACAAAAAGATCAAATTATTCCATCAACTCAGGGATACTGCATTCCCTTCTACAGCCACATCCACCCCGCTTCCTCCCCGGTGCCTGACCCCCAAGGACCTCGCATCCATTCACATTTCTATCTCACTGTGCTGGAGAAATGCTGTCTAGAATATGAAATTACCTACTGAGAAAATGCTGGATCCAGTGCCCTGGGGTCTGATTTCCCTGACTGCAGCAGGCACTGTGGACACCGATCTGAGCAGAGGCAGGTCCTGATCACGAGCACGCAGCCATGGCCAGCTAGGAACAGGCTGGGTGTGAAGCCACGTTGTCAGGACGAGTGTGGAGGGAGCCACACAGGAAGGAGACACACAGAGATGAGAAAGTGTCACCACACTTTATTCCACTGTACATTACGCACATAGCCTGGGTTGTCAAATTGGGATTTTTCCCTTAGGAGTAAAACGTATGTTCATATTTAGTCCAATATTAGTAAAATCATTTGGAATAATTTATGTCACTTGAAatgaaattattcttaaaaatatgtcCTTTGGGCTAAATAAGAATTTCTAAGTATTTCTGATACAAAGATGGAaattatttggggaaaattaGAAAGCAGCACAATGGAGAGGAGAGGACTGGGTGTCAGAGAGTGGAGAGTACAATAAAGGGACATATGGAATGGAATTGCATGCAGAAGTTGAAATCAGGAAACAGAAACTTCAGGGATAAAATAGAATGACCAAGTTCTGCTTCTACCTTCTGGTAAGACCCCAGTTTCTGGCTCTGAGGCTCTGAGCCCTGAAATCACGGGCACTTCTTCAATCTCAGCACAACTGACGCTTTCACAGTTTCTCTCTCACAGAGTCTTCTCAGAGCACTCTTGATATCCTTGTTCCTCagactgtagatgaaggggttcagcatgggggtgaccacgCTGTACATCACCGAGGCAGTTGCAGTGGAGTGTGAGTTTTGGGTCACAGCAGAACTGAGGTACACACCCAGGCTTGTACAATAAAATAAGGAGACCACAGAGAGGTGAGatgcacaggtggagaaggctttatACTTGCCCTGAGCTGAAGAGATTGCACGGATGGAGGAGACTATCTTGCAGTATGAGTAAAGGATGCCAGCGAGGGGGCCACCAGCCAGCAAGACAGCAGCAAAATATATCACCACCTCATTGAGGAAGGTGTCAGAGCAGGCAAGATGGACCAGGTGATTAAGTTCACAGAAAAAGTGGGAGATTTCCAAATCTATGCAGAAGGACAGTCTCAACATCATTAAACCTTGTAACAAGGAATGAAGAGCACTCATGATCCAAGACACCAGAATCAGCAACCCACATCGCCGGGAGTTCATGATGACCATGTAGTGCAGGGGGTAGCAGATGGCCACAtaccggtcataggccatcacagtcaGAAGATAGA
This genomic interval from Marmota flaviventris isolate mMarFla1 chromosome 1, mMarFla1.hap1, whole genome shotgun sequence contains the following:
- the LOC114107702 gene encoding olfactory receptor 7A17-like codes for the protein MGPENDTQITDFLLLGFSEDPELQPLIFGLFLSMYLVTVLGNLLIILATISDSHLHTPMYFFLSNLSFVDICFTSNTVPKMLVNIQTQNKSITYAGCITQMQFSILFAGLDIYLLTVMAYDRYVAICYPLHYMVIMNSRRCGLLILVSWIMSALHSLLQGLMMLRLSFCIDLEISHFFCELNHLVHLACSDTFLNEVVIYFAAVLLAGGPLAGILYSYCKIVSSIRAISSAQGKYKAFSTCASHLSVVSLFYCTSLGVYLSSAVTQNSHSTATASVMYSVVTPMLNPFIYSLRNKDIKSALRRLCERETVKASVVLRLKKCP